The following is a genomic window from Spirochaetota bacterium.
TTGGAAACAAAAATAGGTATCTCAAAGCTTGACTTAGGCTTTAATCCATAATAACAGCAGATCAGTGGTATCAGTATACCATAAATTACACTTTTAGTGATAGTTACTAGCAAATCGTTAAATGTGAATGCATCTAGTAATGTCTGCATAAATGTACCCATAGGGATATAGACACTGGTAAGAGCTATCAAATATCCCCCAAAGAATGCAATGACATCAAAAATAATTATCAGCGTGAATATTGCTGCAAATGATGCAACTATGCGTGGCAGTATGATATACATACGTGTGTCAATACCCATAAGCTCAAGCGAAAGAATCTCTCTATTCTGTGTTTGTGTGGCTATCTCAGCAGCAATAGCAGAACCAGAGCGTGCAACAACTATGAGCGCTGTCACCAGTGGGCCAAGCTCTCGTGCAATTATTATCACAAGAAGATTACCGATGAAGCTTTCAATACCATACTTAGGAAAATTGGTGGTTGCTTGGATAATAACTGTCGCCCCAAGTAATAATGCAATCCATGAAACAAGAGGCAATGCATCAATTCCAGTAAACCGTGTTTGATTAACCGCAATGGTATACAGTGAACGGATTTTAAGGTATCGTAATGAACGGAATGAACGTATAATAGCTTTCATATATGAGTGGAAATCAGCAATTCCCAGTATGATTGCTCTCAACCTTGAAGTAAAAGCTATAATATTTTTTTTTATAATCTGAACCATAGGAAAATTTTTATATTGAATTTATTTCATTGTTTTTGCAGTGTGATACTTAAAATTTTTCATTAAAAAAGTGAACAGTAAAACAATGGCACATAAGGTAAAAATCGTCAAGCTTGTTATAGCATTGTGCATTTTTTTGTTTATTGTTTTACAGTGGCAGTATATACAATATACTGCACATTACGTAAAAGGGTATTACAGGTCAGTTAAAGATTTTCTTTTGACACCTGATACTGTATCAATTATCTACCCTACACGTTCATTGTACTATAAGCGACCGTATGCAACAGCACCCGCTTCTCTTTTACACAGCGGAAACATCCTTATGTACACAGCCCAAAAAGAAGAACATGTAGCAGATATTGCACAAAAGTTGATAGGATTTACCTACTATTACAAAGCATCACATTTGCAAAATGCTATAATAAAATTGAATGGCATCACTACTAAAACAATTGGGCCAGGTACTGTTTTAGTGATTCCCCATCCTTTGCCATTTATCACTATTGACCTTACTAAAAAGTCAATGACACAAATACCGTATGTCAAAGGAGTTTACTATTCTGGCAACAGCCTTGCAAGCAAAAAGATGATGCAGCAGCTATCGCAATTAAAACATGCTGGCATTAATTGCGTTGTGTTTGATGTCAAGGATGTGTGTGGTACAGTGAATTATAAAAGCCATGTCCCCATGGTAGTGGAACTTAACACTCATGAAAAACGGCCTATTGATGATATTGTTACCCTTATACGAAACTTTAAGGAATTAGATTTGTACGTGATAGCCCGTATTGCAGTGTTCCGTGATCATCTTTTAGCTACAAAAAGCCCTGAAATGGCAATAAAATCAAAACGAACTGGTGGTATATGGAATCAAGGCACGAAAGAATTATGGGTGGATCCAACAAAACAGAGTGTGTGGGACTACAACATTGCTTTAGCCTGCGAAATTGCTACATTGGGTGCTGATGAAGTACAGTTTGATTATATACGATTCCCTGTTTCTGGCGATCTTTCAGATGCACAATTTGCTAATGAATTTGGTAATAAATCAAAGATTGAAATCATAACGGAGTTTTTAGCAAAAGCAAAAAATGAATTGCATAAGCTTAATACTGCAGTTTCTATCGACATATTTGGTGTTACCGCATGGCAAAAGGAAGAGGATGTAAATAAATTAGGACAAAAAATCCAGTTTTTGGCAAAAAACTGTGATGTGATTTCGCCAATGCTGTATCCTTCACATTTCAATGACAACTTTGATGGATATGCTAATCCGGGTGATGAACCATATTATTTTATTGCAACCGGTAACAAAAAAGTAATGGCGATAGCTCCTAATATACTAGTCCGGCCATGGTTACAAGCATTCAAATGGCGTGTAAGCAATTACAATGAAGATTATATACTTGCACAGGTAAAAGCCTGTATTGATACAAACACGTATGGGTATCTATTTTGGAATGCATCCAATGATTATAGTATGGTGTATAAAGCATTTATGAAAAAGATCAATAGCAATATTAAAAACATACAGAGGAATAGTAAGTGATAGTTAATAGTAAGGATTTTTTAAATGACTATATAAAAGTATGGGACGATGGCGCTGTCAAAGATGCTCCGTTTATTACCCTTGGCCTTGAAGCAGTACTTACCGATTACTATGGCAACCTTCTGGATGCACCACCACCTTTTGATGTTAGTCCCGGGGAAAAAATACTTGATTTGGGTTGCGGATGGGGGCGTGTGTTAAAACCAGTTCGTGCTATTACTGACAATGCTGTGGGGCTTGACATATCTTTCAAGATGCTTACCGCCGCTTTTAATCATTTACAGCACCATAATCTCCCCACTCCACTTATTAGAGGTGATGGAACCGCGCTGCCATTCAAAGACAATACCTTTGATACAGTGTATTCACTTTTAGTACTACAACATCTTTCTAAAGAAAATGGGAAAAAGGTAATTGAGGAAATTCACCGCGTATTAAAACCGGGAGGGAAAGCATTTATCAGGGTCCCATCACGGTTTGCTCCAGAAAACCTGTTAATGGCTTTTTTGCAAATGATAAGCATTTATATATTGGGATACAAAGATCCTATCAGAATGCGTTTCTACCGTATTGGTGAGATCAATGCACTATGCCAACCATTATTCTCCAAAGTTGAAATCACTGCACATGAATTTAGACCACCATGGAACTTTCATACACCATGGACATGGCACTATATTATTATCCCTAAACGTTTCCACAAACGGTTGCGAGAGCTATCGGACAAAATTGAAAACAGAGCAAACAATAAAAGTCCCTGGCTTAAGCACTTTGGTGTCACATTGATGATTAAAGTGGTAAAGTAACGCGCGTTAAAAAGCTACCACATAGCGAATTTGTCAGGACTTTTTGTTATTTTTTTCAATATTTTAAGGGGTAATCCCCAATAGACACAGTAACTGAATATATTTTCTTCAGTGGTAATTTCATAGTGATAGTTAGCATATAGATAGTTATCGGTATTTTGTTTCTCTAAAACATTATTAACAAATTCTTGAAAAAAATTCTCGATACCAAATTCAATAATCTTAGCCAAGGACATCTTCCCAAATTTTTTCAAATCAAGGATTATTTCATAATCATATGGATTTAACATAATATGAATTCTTTGCCAACTACAAGCACCATTTCTTTTGCGATATGAAATCCTTTTGTTTACTGCAAATGATATTTTTTGATTTTCCGCAATATATCGCAAAAATGAAGTCAAAAGTACTGAAGAATTACGTTTGTATTTTTTAGTACAACAGTTCAAAATTATAAAATGCTCCTTAGATATACACGTGGTAGTTTCACACTTCATAAAAAACCTCCGCTATGCTTTGTTTCTTAACAATATACAAAATAGCTTAACAACTTATCCAAATGAATCTTTATAGCACTTAATAAATTATCTTATGTCCATATTGGATAAATCTTATTTTCTCTATATATAAAATCAATACATCGTAAATTAATAAGACGTTCAACCTCATTTATAATTTCTTCTTTTGGGAATTTAGTCTTTTGCAACAAATATTCAACAAATTCTTTCTTTGCATCAACAGGAACACCATTTTCAACACCAGGATAATCTTCTACAAGCCTGTCCAATATCATATCACGTACTATTTCAAATGAACGTATATTGCTGATTAATTCCTGTTCCTTGTCGGTAAGTGTCTGGCATTGCTTTAGTTTTTCGCCCAATGATAAAATATATGCCTTTATGCTGCCATTGAACCTATCAACAATTTCATTAATCTTTTCTGCTGTAACCCACGGTGTAACCGATACCGCTCTGTTAGCATCGTACAGATCCCAGTCATTGGTCAAAATTTCAATTTCATAATAATCTTTCATTTCACGAACTTCAGTACCAGGAAACGGTGCCAGCACATGGAAACCGTAATTGTCGCTCAACTCTTTTGCAAACTCCAATGTCTTTTTTATAGTTTCTTCTGTTTCACCTGGCAATCCCAGAATGTACGATGTCATAGGGCTTATACCAACCTTCTTGCACATTTCAACAGCCTGTTTACACTTTTCAAGTGTTATCTTTTTCTTAACTTTATCCAGGATTTCCTGATTGCCGCTTTCAATACCAAAACAAAGCATTGTACAACCAGCTTCTTTCATATGCTCTAATAATTCCAGATTTACAGTATCAACGCGGGCAAATGCAGTCCAGGGGTGTTGTATACCGCGCCTTACAATTTCTTTACACACCTCTATGCAGCGGCTTTTATTTGAAGTAAATAAATCATCAACAATGTTAATCTGCTTAAACTTCATTGTGGCAAGCATTGCAAATTCATTCACAACACGGTCTGTATCAAAATACCTCACCTTTCTACCCACCATCTTACTGCCAACACAAAAAATGCAGTTAAACGGACAACCGCGTGATGTCATCATATTAATGGGAAATCCTAGTGCACGGTATTTTGAAAGCTCAACCAAATGCCTTGCAGGGTAAGGGAGAATATTAATATCTGGGATGAAATCCCTGTTAGGATTGTGAACAATTGTATTATCATTATCACGGTAAGAAATGCCTGCAATATCAGGATATGTACTTTTATCATATAGGTGCGACAGTAACTGATGAAATGTCAACTCACCTTCACCCCTTACAATTACATCTATATAAGGGTGGTGGAGCAGTATATTGTGTGCATCAAACGTTGCATGCGGTCCACCAAGAACTGTAACAAGGTCAGGATTAACTTGTTTATATATCTGCAAAATTGATAACGCCTTCTTTATGTTCATAGTTACACCGGTTGAACCTACAACATCTGGTGCAAACGTTGACATAATGCTTTTCACTCGTTGTTCTGAAAATCTATTAACTATATAATCTTCTATTTTTACTTCAATGTTTTTGTCTTCCAGATATGCAGCTAGTGCCATAAGCCCAAATGGTGGCGATGGAGATTCCTCAAAAGGGTATGGCGGGTTAATGAGCAATACTTTCATAGTGTTCCTTGTAATTATTATATTTTTAAATTGTATTGGCAGTTAAGACATTACGAAAACTAACAAAATTTAGCAATATTTTTTTGTAAAAATATAGTCCGTAGGGCATAAAGTTTACAAGATTGGAAACTCCCATTGTTTTAGACATTTTTAAAGATGGTGTAAAGAAATATGGCAATAAAATTTTGTTAAACCGTCATAACGGCACACAGTGGGAATCTTTCACCTGGAATCAGGTTGATGCTATGGTCAAAGCATTAGCATCGTATTTCATTGAACTAGGAATAAAACCAGGTGATGTTGTCTCAATCTATTCAGAAAACCGCCCAGAATGGGCAATCGCAGATCTTGCAACGCTTTCAATTGGTGGAATTGATGCAGCAATTTACCCAACCAATTCTGCCCCTGAAGCTGCATATATTCTAAAAGATTCTTCATCTGTAGTATGCGTGTGTTCATCAAAATTCCAGACAGATAATGTCCTTTCTAAAAAAAGTGAACTGCCTAACCTAAAGAAGATTATCGTATGCGATGATCTACATTATGATGATGGACTGGTTATCACATTTAAAGAAGCAATACAGAAAGGCAATTCAAAATTACATTTAGAAGAGATAGATACGCGGACAAAGAATATAAAACCAGACGATGTTATGACATTAATCTATACTTCTGGTACCACTGGCGACCCAAAAGGCGTTATGCTCACACATAAAAATATTATGTTTATTTGCCTTACTTTTAACAAAGTGGAAAATCTACCTGAAGGTTTTGTCCACTTATCCCTTCTTCCTCTTTCGCATTCAGTTGAACGCACAATGGATTATTATAGTGTGTTGGAACGTGGAGCTGTCATTTATTACAGCCGTGGTACAGAATACTTTGCCGAAGAACTAAAAGAAATTCGCCCTCAATGCGATATCTTGGTCCCCCGTGTCTTTGAAAAAATCTACAACGGAGTTATGGCAAAAGTAAAAGAAATGCCTGAGAAAAAGCAAAAGGTATTTAACTGGGCACTATCGGTAGGACTACAGGCAGCACCATATTTTATGGCAGCAAAGCGAAAACCCCCGCTACTTGCATTAAAATATGCAATTGCTGACAAGCTCATTTTCTCAAAATTAAAAAATGCTCTTGGCCTTGACCGTGTTATCTGCTGGGGAGCTGCCGGCGCTCCACTTGCAAAGGAAATTCATGATTTCTTCTGGGCAATGAACATACAGGTGCGCAAGGGATATGGCTTAACAGAAACTTCGCCGGTACTGGCTGTCGACGGATCACCAAAATTGCGTCCCATAAAATCTGACGGATGGATATCGCCATTCCCTGAAACACAGATAAAAATTGCTGATGATGGCGAAATTTTAGCCAAAGGCCCTCAACTTATGAAGGGCTATCTCAACAAGCCCGAAGCTACAAAGGAAATGTTTACTGAAGATGGCTGGATAAAAACAGGTGATATCGGTGTTCTTGATCATGAAGGATACCTCAAAATTACCGATCGCAAAAAAGACATCATTGTAACAGCAGGCGGGAAAAATATTGCGCCTCAGGTTATTGAATCACGTTTTCTCATCCACCCATTTGTTGAACAAATTGCCATTGTTGGTGATGCACGAAAATATATCGTTGCTCTGATTGTGCCAAATTTTGACACCCTCAAACAATGGTCAGCTACGCAGGGCATCACTGCAACAAGCAACAGTGAACTGGTGAAACACCCTGAAGTACGCAAAAAATATGAATCAGTTGTGAACGAAGTGAATCAGGAGTTTGGCAGAGTTGAACAGGTTAAACAATTTACTCTCCTTGACCAGCCATTCTCTCAGGAAACAGGCGAATTGACTCCAACACTCAAAGTCAAGCGTAAAGTCATCCAGAAGAAATATGCAGACTTAATTGAAGAAATGTATAAAGAGTAGATTTTTAGGCGGGGCAACCCGCCTAAAATTTATATGCTCTGACCCCAATTAATAACCCAGAGTTCGCTGAGCAGGCTGAGTTTGAAAGATTAGAGTTTTTTTTTAGCTCTGCGTTCACTGCGTGAATCTAATTATGCTCTGACCCCATTTTTTTTAAAAAATTATACTCTCATATTGACGAAGTAGCAAATTATTGCTATATTGATAAGTACGAACGTTCGTTCAGAGGTGGAGCATGAGCAATCTAACTACTGATAAACGTCAACAGATACTTGATGTAGCCAAGGAACTTTTTGCCACAAAAGGCTATTCAGCCACTGGCATTCGTGAAATA
Proteins encoded in this region:
- a CDS encoding long-chain fatty acid--CoA ligase, with product METPIVLDIFKDGVKKYGNKILLNRHNGTQWESFTWNQVDAMVKALASYFIELGIKPGDVVSIYSENRPEWAIADLATLSIGGIDAAIYPTNSAPEAAYILKDSSSVVCVCSSKFQTDNVLSKKSELPNLKKIIVCDDLHYDDGLVITFKEAIQKGNSKLHLEEIDTRTKNIKPDDVMTLIYTSGTTGDPKGVMLTHKNIMFICLTFNKVENLPEGFVHLSLLPLSHSVERTMDYYSVLERGAVIYYSRGTEYFAEELKEIRPQCDILVPRVFEKIYNGVMAKVKEMPEKKQKVFNWALSVGLQAAPYFMAAKRKPPLLALKYAIADKLIFSKLKNALGLDRVICWGAAGAPLAKEIHDFFWAMNIQVRKGYGLTETSPVLAVDGSPKLRPIKSDGWISPFPETQIKIADDGEILAKGPQLMKGYLNKPEATKEMFTEDGWIKTGDIGVLDHEGYLKITDRKKDIIVTAGGKNIAPQVIESRFLIHPFVEQIAIVGDARKYIVALIVPNFDTLKQWSATQGITATSNSELVKHPEVRKKYESVVNEVNQEFGRVEQVKQFTLLDQPFSQETGELTPTLKVKRKVIQKKYADLIEEMYKE
- a CDS encoding class I SAM-dependent methyltransferase, whose translation is MIVNSKDFLNDYIKVWDDGAVKDAPFITLGLEAVLTDYYGNLLDAPPPFDVSPGEKILDLGCGWGRVLKPVRAITDNAVGLDISFKMLTAAFNHLQHHNLPTPLIRGDGTALPFKDNTFDTVYSLLVLQHLSKENGKKVIEEIHRVLKPGGKAFIRVPSRFAPENLLMAFLQMISIYILGYKDPIRMRFYRIGEINALCQPLFSKVEITAHEFRPPWNFHTPWTWHYIIIPKRFHKRLRELSDKIENRANNKSPWLKHFGVTLMIKVVK
- a CDS encoding B12-binding domain-containing radical SAM protein, with the translated sequence MKVLLINPPYPFEESPSPPFGLMALAAYLEDKNIEVKIEDYIVNRFSEQRVKSIMSTFAPDVVGSTGVTMNIKKALSILQIYKQVNPDLVTVLGGPHATFDAHNILLHHPYIDVIVRGEGELTFHQLLSHLYDKSTYPDIAGISYRDNDNTIVHNPNRDFIPDINILPYPARHLVELSKYRALGFPINMMTSRGCPFNCIFCVGSKMVGRKVRYFDTDRVVNEFAMLATMKFKQINIVDDLFTSNKSRCIEVCKEIVRRGIQHPWTAFARVDTVNLELLEHMKEAGCTMLCFGIESGNQEILDKVKKKITLEKCKQAVEMCKKVGISPMTSYILGLPGETEETIKKTLEFAKELSDNYGFHVLAPFPGTEVREMKDYYEIEILTNDWDLYDANRAVSVTPWVTAEKINEIVDRFNGSIKAYILSLGEKLKQCQTLTDKEQELISNIRSFEIVRDMILDRLVEDYPGVENGVPVDAKKEFVEYLLQKTKFPKEEIINEVERLINLRCIDFIYRENKIYPIWT
- a CDS encoding ABC transporter permease, which encodes MVQIIKKNIIAFTSRLRAIILGIADFHSYMKAIIRSFRSLRYLKIRSLYTIAVNQTRFTGIDALPLVSWIALLLGATVIIQATTNFPKYGIESFIGNLLVIIIARELGPLVTALIVVARSGSAIAAEIATQTQNREILSLELMGIDTRMYIILPRIVASFAAIFTLIIIFDVIAFFGGYLIALTSVYIPMGTFMQTLLDAFTFNDLLVTITKSVIYGILIPLICCYYGLKPKSSFEIPIFVSKAVIRTLLVIFIINAVISVLFYF
- a CDS encoding putative glycoside hydrolase; the protein is MAHKVKIVKLVIALCIFLFIVLQWQYIQYTAHYVKGYYRSVKDFLLTPDTVSIIYPTRSLYYKRPYATAPASLLHSGNILMYTAQKEEHVADIAQKLIGFTYYYKASHLQNAIIKLNGITTKTIGPGTVLVIPHPLPFITIDLTKKSMTQIPYVKGVYYSGNSLASKKMMQQLSQLKHAGINCVVFDVKDVCGTVNYKSHVPMVVELNTHEKRPIDDIVTLIRNFKELDLYVIARIAVFRDHLLATKSPEMAIKSKRTGGIWNQGTKELWVDPTKQSVWDYNIALACEIATLGADEVQFDYIRFPVSGDLSDAQFANEFGNKSKIEIITEFLAKAKNELHKLNTAVSIDIFGVTAWQKEEDVNKLGQKIQFLAKNCDVISPMLYPSHFNDNFDGYANPGDEPYYFIATGNKKVMAIAPNILVRPWLQAFKWRVSNYNEDYILAQVKACIDTNTYGYLFWNASNDYSMVYKAFMKKINSNIKNIQRNSK